In Juglans microcarpa x Juglans regia isolate MS1-56 chromosome 7D, Jm3101_v1.0, whole genome shotgun sequence, the following are encoded in one genomic region:
- the LOC121238999 gene encoding PHD finger-like domain-containing protein 5A: MAKHHPDLIMCRKQPGIAIGRLCEKCDGKCVICDSYVRPCTLVRVCDECNYGSFQGRCVICGGVGISDAYYCKECTQQEKDRDGCPKIVNLGSAKTDLFYERKKYGFKKR; encoded by the coding sequence ATGGCCAAGCATCATCCAGATCTGATTATGTGCCGGAAGCAGCCAGGAATTGCCATTGGAAGACTTTGTGAGAAATGTGATGGGAAGTGCGTAATCTGTGACTCCTATGTGCGCCCTTGCACGCTTGTGCGGGTTTGTGATGAATGCAACTATGGGTCCTTTCAGGGTCGCTGTGTTATCTGTGGAGGAGTGGGGATTTCTGATGCCTACTATTGCAAGGAGTGTACGCAGCAGGAGAAAGATAGAGATGGATGTCCGAAAATTGTTAATTTAGGTAGTGCAAAAACTGACCTATTTTATGAACGCAAGAAGTATGGTTTTAAGAAAAGATAA
- the LOC121238934 gene encoding uncharacterized protein LOC121238934 → MDPFESIDHIEDEDYFDHEEYMIQAMALHRQQHAVEGASASRRRNSQPRMFIRRNPLEGHERLWNDYFAEPSIYPPNVFRRRFRMHRNLFLRIHSAVEAHDDYFVQKRDASGRLGLSSLQKITAAIRMLAYGVTADLMDEYVRIGESTARLSMKKFVKAIVSIFGGEYLRSPTNSDITRLLEVGQNRGFPGMLGSIDCMHWKWKNCPSAWKGMYSGHVNEPTIILEAVASYDLWIWHAFFGLPGSHNDINVLDRSSVFATLAEGHAPPCNYTINGHEYTMGYYLADGIYPSWATLVKTIPAPHGKKKKHFAACQESARKDVERAFGVLQARFAIVRGPARYFQPRVLKDIMYTCIILHNMIVEDERHQYLGADQFIYESNDDTPHEPISRDNIPEFMEFIAQHHRIRDRGTHSQLQADLIEHLWNLHGRS, encoded by the coding sequence ATGGATCCCTTTGAGAGTATTGATCATATAGAAGATGAAGATTATTTTGATCACGAGGAGTATATGATACAAGCAATGGCCCTACATAGACAACAACATGCAGTCGAGGGAGCATCTGCTTCACGTCGTCGTAATTCTCAACCTCGTATGTTCATCCGACGTAATCCATTGGAAGGTCATGAGCGCCTTTGGAATGATTACTTTGCTGAGCCGTCAATATATCCGCCAAACGTATTTAGGAGGAGGTTTCGAATGCATCGTAATCTTTTTTTACGCATACATTCTGCAGTTGAAGCTCacgatgattattttgtccaaaaaaGAGACGCCAGTGGGAGACTTGGATTGTCCTCCCTTCAAAAGATAACTGCAGCAATTAGGATGCTTGCATATGGGGTTACGGCAGATCTTATGGACGAGTATGTAAGAATTGGAGAAAGCACCGCACGGTTGAGTATGAAGAAATTTGTAAAGGCGATCGTGTCAATTTTTGGGGGTGAGTACTTGAGGTCTCCAACCAATAGTGATATAACGAGGTTACTAGAAGTCGGACAAAACCGTGGGTTTCCAGGAATGTTGGGtagcattgattgcatgcacTGGAAATGGAAGAACTGTCCTAGTGCTTGGAAAGGTATGTACTCTGGTCATGTAaatgaaccaactattattttggagGCTGTTGCATCTTATGATCTTTGGATATGGCATGCTTTTTTTGGTTTGCCTGGGTCTCATAATGACATCAATGTACTCGATCGATCTTCTGTTTTTGCCACGTTGGCCGAAGGTCATGCTCCTCCGTGCAACTACACAATCAATGGTCACGAATACACAATGGGATATTATCTTGCTGATGGTATATATCCTTCATGGGCAACATTAGTGAAGACAATTCCTGCTCcacatggaaaaaagaaaaaacattttgcTGCTTGTCAAGAGTCTGCAAGGAAAGATGTTGAGCGAGCCTTCGGAGTACTCCAAGCTAGATTTGCAATTGTGCGTGGACCTGCTAGGTATTTTCAGCCCCGAGTTCTAAAAGACATTATGTACACATGCATTATCTTGCACAATATGATCGTTGAAGATGAGCGTCATCAATATCTCGGGGCTGACCAGTTTATTTACGAATCCAATGATGATACTCCACATGAGCCAATTTCACGCGATAATATACCTGAATTCATGGAGTTCATTGCGCAACATCATCGAATTAGAGATAGAGGCACTCATTCTCAACTCCAAGCTGACCTTATCGAGCATTTATGGAATTTGCATGGCCGCTCATAA
- the LOC121239507 gene encoding glutathione S-transferase T3-like, whose translation MGSPSEEDPFFTTLLQSGGEGCTPTYEQYSSVMIQTTPLHGEKRPPPKKVQRGASFTVEEDNLLVSGWLNISIDAIRGTDQKSTQMWDRISEFYHEYKKPNTANRSIGSLINRWSMIQKCTNKFCAFLAQVESLHPSGATEHDKIEKAKIMYKEIEKGNFTVEHCWCQLRHQPKWQQHMNNLNTRRKPPDKRPANEQSFEVPDDVVEENVERPPGKKLEKDNLRKRKAQEACDVDFNSALEKMTADRRLFMGERRAWVTKADEVKGAQLELDKRKFEAEIMSKDLSNMTVMQQAYFLNIQKKIYEDSLNNSEGTFDTSPSIPHGGV comes from the exons ATGGGCAGTCCATCTGAGGAGGATCCCTTCTTCACCACTCTCTTACAAAGTGGAGGAGAAGGTTGCACTCCAACCTATGAGCAATATTCTAGTGTTATGATCCAAACAACTCCTCTTCACGGTGAAAAGAGGCCTCCTCCAAAAAAAGTTCAGAGAGGTGCATCTTTCACTGTTGAGGAGGATAACTTACTTGTATCCGGTTGGCTCAACATTAGCATTGATGCCATACGGGGTACCGATCAAAAATCCACACAAATGTGGGACAGAATTTCTGAGTTTTATCACGagtataaaaaaccaaatactgCAAATCGTTCGATAGGGTCATTGATCAATCGTTGGTCCATGATCCAGAAATGCACAAACAAGTTTTGTGCATTTCTAGCGCAAGTAGAATCATTGCACCCAAGTGGTGCAACCGAGCACGACAAG ATTGAAAAAGCTAAAATAATGTACAAAGAGATAGAGAAGGGGAATTTCACAGTGGAGCATTGTTGGTGTCAATTGAGACACCAACCCAAATGGCAGCAACACATGAACAATCTGAATACAAGGAGAAAACCACCCGATAAACGTCCAGCCAATGAGCAGTCTTTTGAAGTTCCCGATGACGTTGTGGAGGAGAATGTTGAGAGGCCTCCAGGcaaaaaacttgagaaagataACTTAAGGAAGCGGAAGGCTCAGGAAGCATGTGATGTTGACTTCAACAGTGCGCTAGAAAAAATGACCGCTGATAGGCGACTGTTCATGGGAGAGAGGAGAGCATGGGTGACGAAGGCTGATGAAGTGAAGGGTGCACAACTAGAACTTGATAAGAGGAAGTTCGAGGCGGAGATCATGAGTAAGGATCTTTCTAATATGACCGTCATGCAACAAGCCTATTTCCTGAATATtcagaagaaaatttatgagGACTCTTTAAATAATTCCGAAGGTACATTCGACACATCTCCATCCATACCTCATGGAGGTGTGTAA